A part of Desulfovibrio sp. JC010 genomic DNA contains:
- a CDS encoding glycosyltransferase family 4 protein, which translates to MKVLLVNYEFPPLGGGAGNATRHLAADLTTMGDEVKVLTMAHGDLPAREWRDGYEIIRVPSRRKRADRCTPLEMSTFMAGGAYSALKLFRTWKPDAALAFFSIPGAPVAWLLNRLTGVPYALSLRGGDVPGFLPDDLAGYHRLTTPLIRFLWKRAAFVTTNCRWLADLTQRTEPGLPVNIIPNGVDTDSHHPAPQRADGPPQLLLVGRLTRQKGVDILLEALSYSNISRDVRLDIVGNGDERAALEAQAKQLGLADRVTFHSYLRGEALRRQYQKADIFVLPSRDEGLPNVLLEAAASGLPVLTTRAGGCPDAIRDRETGLLVEPDNSKELAHALSTLLSAPDRARAMGHAGRELMIREFSWTKVNSRYRSLLTNLLPRSTG; encoded by the coding sequence ATGAAAGTACTGCTGGTCAATTACGAATTTCCCCCGCTGGGCGGCGGTGCTGGCAACGCGACCCGTCATCTGGCCGCAGACCTGACAACCATGGGCGACGAGGTCAAGGTGCTGACCATGGCCCACGGAGACCTCCCCGCGCGGGAATGGCGGGACGGATATGAGATCATCCGGGTGCCGTCACGCCGAAAGCGAGCAGACCGCTGCACCCCGCTGGAGATGAGCACCTTCATGGCGGGCGGCGCATACTCGGCGCTGAAACTTTTCCGCACCTGGAAACCGGATGCGGCACTGGCTTTTTTCTCCATCCCGGGTGCGCCCGTGGCCTGGTTGTTAAACCGTCTGACCGGAGTGCCTTATGCCCTCTCCCTGCGAGGCGGTGACGTGCCGGGCTTTCTTCCGGACGATCTGGCCGGCTACCACAGGCTGACCACGCCCCTTATACGCTTTCTCTGGAAACGGGCCGCCTTCGTAACGACCAATTGCCGCTGGCTGGCCGACCTGACACAACGCACCGAGCCCGGCCTGCCCGTCAACATTATTCCCAACGGTGTGGACACAGACTCCCACCATCCGGCCCCGCAGCGCGCGGATGGCCCGCCGCAACTCCTTTTAGTAGGACGCCTGACCCGGCAAAAAGGAGTGGATATTCTGTTGGAAGCATTGTCATATTCCAACATAAGCAGGGATGTGCGGCTCGATATTGTGGGGAATGGCGACGAACGGGCTGCTCTGGAAGCGCAGGCAAAGCAGCTTGGGCTGGCGGACCGGGTCACGTTCCATTCCTATCTGCGTGGTGAAGCCCTGCGCAGGCAATATCAAAAGGCTGACATCTTTGTGTTGCCGTCACGGGACGAAGGTCTCCCCAATGTTCTGCTTGAGGCTGCGGCCAGCGGGCTGCCAGTGCTGACGACAAGAGCCGGAGGATGCCCGGATGCGATCAGGGACCGGGAGACCGGCCTGCTCGTGGAACCGGACAATTCCAAAGAGCTGGCACACGCATTGAGTACGCTTCTTTCCGCGCCGGACCGCGCACGGGCCATGGGCCACGCAGGCCGCGAACTTATGATACGAGAATTTTCCTGGACCAAGGTCAACAGCCGATACCGTTCTCTGCTGACAAATCTTCTACCAAGGAGCACAGGATGA
- a CDS encoding Gfo/Idh/MocA family oxidoreductase, translated as MGHSPKICVIGSGYWGKNLIRNFNNLGSLSMICDKDTEAVASFCSMYEDVQGCNSLSEVLSNEAIDAVAIATPAETHFSIAKEALLAGKHAFVEKPLVLSESEARELINIAEEKNLTLMVGHLLQYHPAFIKLKELVDSGELGRINYIYSHRLNLGKIRREENIFWSFAPHDISMLLSLAGEMPESVRTSGGNYLHNSIADTTMTDMTFPSGLRAHIFVSWLHPFKEQKFVVVADKKMAVFDDTLPWDEKLKLYPHKIHWETGQPIPVKADAELVVLEESEPLRDECSHFLTCIQTGETPRTDGLEGLRVLSILNSGQRSLDLDGQAVSPNVDDSSDVFVHESSNVDPDAEIGKGTMIWNFSRVLGKSRIGTDCRIGQNVVIGPDVFIGNRCKIQNNISVYTGVTLEDDVFCGPSMVFTNVFNPRCEVPRMDQIRSTLVKKGATLGANSTIVCGNTIGRYAFVAAGAVVTQNVADHALVLGNPARQAGWMCECGEKLPEDMTCEVCGKQYEQKSQGLNRIAGS; from the coding sequence ATGGGCCATTCGCCAAAAATATGTGTAATCGGCTCCGGATACTGGGGCAAAAACCTGATCCGCAATTTTAATAACCTCGGCAGCCTGTCCATGATCTGCGACAAGGACACGGAAGCAGTCGCCAGCTTTTGCTCCATGTACGAAGACGTGCAAGGGTGCAATTCCTTAAGCGAAGTCCTTTCCAACGAAGCCATTGACGCCGTCGCCATAGCCACCCCCGCGGAAACCCACTTCTCCATTGCCAAAGAAGCTCTGCTGGCCGGGAAACACGCTTTTGTGGAAAAACCTTTGGTCCTCTCTGAATCCGAGGCCCGCGAGCTCATCAATATTGCCGAAGAAAAAAATCTCACCTTGATGGTCGGCCATCTGCTCCAATATCATCCGGCATTCATCAAACTCAAAGAACTCGTCGATTCCGGGGAGCTGGGACGCATCAACTACATTTATTCCCATCGGTTGAATCTGGGTAAAATCAGACGTGAAGAGAACATATTCTGGTCCTTTGCACCGCACGACATATCCATGCTTCTTTCACTTGCCGGGGAAATGCCGGAGTCCGTCCGCACCAGCGGCGGCAATTACCTCCACAACAGCATTGCAGACACGACCATGACGGATATGACCTTCCCGTCCGGCCTCAGGGCACACATATTCGTGTCATGGCTGCATCCCTTTAAAGAACAGAAATTCGTTGTTGTGGCAGACAAGAAAATGGCTGTCTTCGACGACACCCTGCCCTGGGATGAAAAGCTCAAACTCTATCCGCACAAGATACATTGGGAAACAGGCCAGCCGATCCCCGTAAAAGCTGATGCAGAGTTGGTTGTCCTTGAAGAGAGCGAACCCCTGCGCGACGAATGCAGCCATTTCCTGACCTGTATTCAAACCGGCGAAACTCCAAGGACAGACGGCTTGGAAGGATTACGGGTTCTCAGCATCCTCAATTCCGGACAACGTTCCCTTGACCTTGACGGACAGGCAGTTTCACCCAATGTGGATGATTCTTCTGACGTTTTTGTGCATGAAAGTTCCAATGTCGATCCTGATGCCGAAATCGGCAAAGGCACGATGATCTGGAATTTCTCACGGGTTCTCGGCAAATCCAGAATTGGCACCGACTGCCGCATCGGGCAGAATGTGGTCATCGGACCGGACGTATTTATCGGCAACCGCTGCAAAATTCAAAACAACATCTCCGTATATACCGGCGTAACATTGGAAGACGATGTATTTTGCGGTCCCTCAATGGTCTTTACCAACGTTTTTAATCCAAGATGTGAAGTTCCGCGCATGGACCAGATCCGTTCCACCCTTGTCAAGAAAGGAGCGACTCTGGGAGCCAATTCCACCATCGTCTGCGGCAACACCATTGGCAGGTACGCCTTTGTGGCAGCCGGGGCTGTAGTCACGCAAAATGTAGCTGATCACGCTTTGGTGCTGGGGAACCCGGCCCGGCAGGCCGGCTGGATGTGCGAATGCGGCGAAAAATTACCCGAAGATATGACCTGCGAAGTTTGCGGAAAACAATATGAGCAAAAATCTCAAGGCTTAAACAGGATTGCAGGGAGTTAA
- a CDS encoding radical SAM protein encodes MAISSLHSLPPGTPVRAGDINRYDAETPFVVNWVVSNACNFSCSYCSEASVTKYNVPRMEDLKKSVNAIAALDRTKVKFTLTGGEPTIHPDFVELVQYILETLGDRVFIHIMTNLSQSPQFFSDFAEKFKNYTSQIDFDASIHLEQVDMSGFEQAATILSDAGFVVVAYVLAHPRYMKIVRKTHEHICGFELENFRARPPKVVIFSGNRPSPPVFTQEDSLWLGIGQGSAKTVQNLFVDRIKTTTPELVLHRELFDRNTLIASQQNNFKGLLCNAGVDSIAIDQNGLVDRAVCFRGSGLSQLNIYTDPNILDHLGSPVKCPFEQCFCGADLVLPKYIIPELGPNKNTA; translated from the coding sequence ATGGCAATTAGCTCACTCCACTCCCTGCCACCCGGAACCCCAGTCCGAGCCGGAGACATCAACAGGTATGATGCAGAGACACCGTTCGTGGTTAACTGGGTCGTATCAAATGCGTGCAACTTCTCTTGTTCATACTGCTCCGAAGCAAGCGTCACAAAGTACAATGTGCCGCGCATGGAAGATTTGAAAAAAAGTGTCAACGCCATAGCCGCCCTTGACCGGACAAAGGTCAAATTCACATTAACAGGCGGCGAGCCGACCATACACCCCGACTTTGTCGAACTGGTGCAGTACATCCTCGAGACCCTTGGAGACCGGGTTTTCATTCATATAATGACCAACCTGAGTCAGTCGCCTCAATTTTTCTCCGACTTTGCCGAAAAATTCAAAAATTATACATCACAGATAGACTTTGACGCATCGATCCATCTGGAACAGGTGGACATGTCCGGCTTTGAGCAGGCTGCCACCATTCTTTCCGATGCCGGATTCGTGGTTGTCGCCTATGTTCTGGCGCATCCTCGCTATATGAAAATCGTCAGAAAGACTCACGAGCACATCTGTGGTTTTGAACTGGAAAATTTTCGGGCACGCCCTCCAAAGGTAGTCATTTTCAGCGGCAACAGACCTTCCCCACCGGTTTTCACACAAGAAGACTCCCTCTGGCTCGGCATAGGACAAGGCTCCGCCAAAACAGTACAAAATCTTTTTGTGGACAGGATCAAAACAACAACACCTGAACTTGTTCTGCACAGGGAATTGTTCGACAGAAACACCCTCATCGCATCGCAGCAGAACAACTTCAAAGGGTTGTTATGCAATGCCGGAGTGGACAGTATCGCAATCGACCAGAACGGTCTGGTGGACAGGGCCGTCTGCTTCAGGGGGAGCGGGCTGTCACAGCTTAATATTTACACTGACCCGAATATTCTCGACCATCTGGGCAGCCCGGTCAAATGCCCGTTTGAACAATGTTTTTGCGGCGCAGATCTGGTGTTGCCTAAATACATCATCCCTGAATTAGGACCGAATAAGAATACCGCATAA
- a CDS encoding UDP-N-acetyl glucosamine 2-epimerase: MKLAVIVGARPQFIKAAPLFRALKKHNGTHPAGRIKADLIHTGQHYDHQMSQVFFKEGGLPVPVADLGISGGSNSVMIGRMLEALALHFKTATPDAILVFGDTNSTIATALVAADFSIPLIHVEAGLRSGDLTMPEEQNRIVTDRLSSILACPSMSSIENLGQEDIKGVTLTRDALPEQGMSIHFGNTPLICDTGDIMLDALRYDVENLPAEKPQVVEELADTPFALCTMHRAANVDNRETLADLLAGLGLIGAEIPILLPVHPRLKERIKQFSLELPKGVVPTSPLGRNNFLAALKECTGVLTDSGGLQKEAAFLGKPCVVLRPTSEWMELVDSGACVLAGGEDASAESVAAAWGGARMRTPGPTRVYGDGKTAEHIVSILNRLTFS; encoded by the coding sequence ATGAAGTTGGCAGTCATAGTCGGCGCACGGCCCCAGTTTATCAAGGCCGCCCCTCTGTTTCGTGCATTGAAAAAGCACAATGGCACACACCCTGCCGGACGCATTAAAGCGGACCTGATTCACACCGGCCAGCATTACGACCACCAGATGAGTCAGGTTTTCTTCAAGGAAGGCGGCCTGCCAGTCCCTGTTGCCGATCTGGGTATTTCCGGAGGCTCAAATTCGGTCATGATCGGGCGAATGCTTGAAGCTCTGGCTCTCCATTTCAAAACAGCAACCCCGGACGCCATTCTCGTCTTCGGCGACACCAACTCCACCATTGCCACAGCTCTGGTGGCAGCGGATTTCTCCATCCCGCTCATCCACGTGGAAGCGGGGCTTCGATCCGGCGACCTGACAATGCCCGAAGAACAAAACAGAATCGTTACTGACCGTCTTTCCTCAATTCTGGCCTGTCCCAGCATGTCATCTATCGAGAACCTCGGGCAAGAAGACATCAAAGGAGTAACCCTCACAAGGGACGCGCTTCCGGAGCAGGGCATGTCCATCCATTTCGGAAATACCCCGCTGATCTGTGACACAGGCGATATCATGCTTGATGCCCTGCGCTATGATGTGGAAAACCTTCCCGCGGAAAAACCGCAGGTTGTCGAGGAACTGGCTGACACCCCGTTTGCACTGTGCACTATGCACCGTGCCGCAAATGTAGATAACAGGGAAACACTTGCAGACCTGCTGGCAGGTCTGGGATTAATCGGAGCAGAGATACCGATATTGCTGCCTGTCCACCCCCGGCTCAAGGAACGCATAAAACAATTTTCTCTGGAACTTCCGAAAGGGGTCGTGCCGACATCTCCGTTGGGCCGCAACAATTTTCTGGCAGCCTTGAAAGAATGCACCGGCGTCCTGACCGACAGCGGCGGCCTGCAAAAGGAAGCAGCATTCCTCGGTAAACCGTGTGTGGTCCTGCGCCCGACCTCGGAATGGATGGAACTGGTAGACAGCGGAGCCTGCGTATTGGCAGGAGGCGAAGACGCCAGTGCAGAATCCGTGGCAGCCGCATGGGGCGGTGCCCGGATGCGCACCCCCGGACCGACGCGCGTCTATGGCGATGGAAAAACAGCTGAACACATCGTCAGTATCCTGAACAGGCTTACTTTCTCCTGA
- a CDS encoding glycosyltransferase family 4 protein, whose product MNILMPGLFDPAKNDACKIHFYEVARSLARQGHRVTMLVPACRTGDLPLTPGLSLTTLPFQYRESLWHVFLLSLIQILWYARTVTPETDAVYVRWRMFPAICFRLINRLKGLSPVVITEHNGWVEDEVRVQHGQGWMERIARLLQIADGRSAHGVVAVVDGIAERLPEDVRHKTVVVDNGTNLDRFHPMGRKQSLQRSLLGKGGGPIIGFTGNISRWQGVDDLIRAFAAIAGNHPDAKLIIAGDGPYLTELKAMAKQTGQGERIRFAGDVPYEKMNDWLNLFDLAVVPKSVSLAHIGYSPLKVRDCAAAGLAVAATRVRGLTELEEHGWLVTWSPDEPDGLANLLDELLSGPDRLAAMGTTARQYAETHFSWDKAAQKVTEFIQQIRTEQP is encoded by the coding sequence ATGAACATCCTCATGCCGGGCCTGTTCGACCCGGCCAAAAATGACGCCTGCAAAATCCATTTTTACGAAGTGGCCCGTTCTCTTGCCCGACAAGGACACCGGGTAACCATGCTGGTACCCGCATGCCGGACCGGAGACCTTCCCCTGACACCGGGGCTTTCACTGACAACCCTGCCGTTTCAATATCGTGAAAGCCTGTGGCACGTATTCCTGCTCTCCCTGATCCAGATCCTCTGGTACGCGCGCACGGTCACACCTGAAACCGATGCCGTATATGTGCGCTGGCGCATGTTCCCGGCCATATGTTTTCGACTTATCAATAGACTCAAGGGATTATCCCCCGTTGTTATTACTGAGCATAACGGCTGGGTGGAAGACGAAGTCCGCGTCCAGCACGGTCAAGGCTGGATGGAACGGATTGCACGGCTCCTGCAGATTGCGGACGGACGCTCAGCCCACGGAGTGGTGGCCGTGGTGGACGGCATTGCAGAACGGTTGCCCGAAGATGTCCGGCACAAAACCGTAGTGGTGGACAACGGTACCAATCTGGACCGCTTTCACCCCATGGGAAGAAAACAATCATTACAACGCAGCCTGCTCGGCAAAGGAGGAGGACCGATCATCGGCTTTACGGGCAACATATCCCGCTGGCAGGGCGTGGATGACCTCATCAGGGCATTTGCCGCCATTGCCGGAAATCATCCCGATGCCAAGCTGATCATTGCAGGGGACGGCCCCTATCTTACGGAACTGAAGGCCATGGCCAAGCAGACCGGACAGGGTGAACGCATCCGTTTTGCCGGGGATGTGCCGTACGAAAAGATGAACGACTGGCTCAACCTGTTTGATCTGGCTGTGGTACCCAAAAGCGTCTCTCTCGCCCATATCGGATATTCGCCCCTCAAGGTTCGCGACTGCGCTGCTGCCGGGCTGGCTGTGGCGGCCACACGGGTTCGTGGTCTGACCGAGCTGGAAGAACACGGCTGGCTGGTCACATGGTCCCCCGATGAACCCGATGGGCTGGCTAATCTTCTGGACGAACTGCTCAGCGGACCGGACAGGCTGGCAGCCATGGGTACAACGGCCAGACAGTATGCCGAAACCCATTTTTCATGGGACAAAGCGGCACAAAAGGTCACTGAATTTATACAACAGATCAGGACAGAACAACCATGA
- the asnB gene encoding asparagine synthase (glutamine-hydrolyzing) — protein sequence MCGIAGIVSFDYVPDLELTVRRMTDSLAHRGPDASGLHVRETRGAWVGLGHRRLSIIDLSENANQPLGNETGDIQLVFNGEIYNYKSVRAELERAGHRFRTNTDSEVIVHGYEQWGDALLSHLDGMFAFAVWDGSNQRLFLARDRFGKKPLYWFRTSRGIAFSSEIKGLLKHPECPREIDRNSVCRYLLHEYVPAPYTLLENVFKVMPAHYASFDRSGYSETRYWDISFGSTIEYSKDREPEVARRVGELLQQATERRLISDVPLGLFLSGGVDSTAILSMMSDLPHTDRIRTFSIGFEESSFDESRFADMAANHFGSDHSSYILSSSDLGAVLDEIWDFMDDPIADGSLVPTYILSRFTSESVTVALSGEGGDELFAGYDPFVADIAADWYSRIPGFIRHGIQSVAKRLPVSRKNMSFDFRVKHFLKGMAYPEDVRHQIWLGSFSPAQQQALLSQETRDMLGDFDTTNELRCVLAQLGERDRVDRTTGFYCKFYMADCLLPKVDRASMATSLEVRSPFLDKDLAEYVNRLDSRYKLNGLKQKYILKRMLRGRVPTPILNRGKKGFGMPVAKLLRGELRPLLLERLSPENVRQGGLFDPDAVSGLVNSHLKGTQDNRKLLWTLIVFESWRKRLLEDSFQGPTIRRK from the coding sequence ATGTGCGGAATTGCAGGTATCGTCAGTTTTGATTACGTCCCGGACTTGGAGCTTACTGTCCGTCGTATGACCGATTCGCTGGCCCACCGCGGGCCGGATGCTTCCGGTTTGCACGTGCGTGAAACAAGAGGGGCATGGGTCGGTCTCGGTCATCGCCGCCTTTCCATCATTGACCTCAGCGAAAATGCCAACCAGCCTCTCGGAAATGAAACCGGTGACATCCAGCTGGTTTTCAATGGTGAGATCTACAATTACAAATCCGTAAGGGCGGAGCTGGAAAGAGCCGGGCATAGGTTCAGGACCAATACTGATTCAGAAGTTATTGTCCACGGTTATGAACAGTGGGGGGATGCGCTCCTGTCCCATCTCGACGGCATGTTCGCCTTTGCCGTCTGGGATGGTTCGAATCAACGGTTGTTCCTTGCCCGGGACAGGTTCGGTAAAAAGCCTTTGTATTGGTTTCGAACCTCCAGAGGGATTGCTTTTTCTTCCGAGATAAAGGGGCTTCTCAAGCACCCTGAATGTCCGCGTGAGATAGACCGCAACAGCGTCTGTCGATATCTTTTGCATGAATATGTCCCGGCTCCATATACTCTCCTTGAAAATGTTTTTAAAGTGATGCCTGCCCATTATGCGTCGTTTGATCGGTCCGGGTACAGCGAAACCCGGTATTGGGACATCTCTTTCGGCTCCACTATCGAGTATTCAAAGGATCGTGAACCCGAAGTGGCCCGTAGGGTCGGTGAACTGCTGCAGCAGGCAACCGAACGGCGTTTGATATCGGATGTGCCTCTGGGGCTTTTCCTTAGCGGCGGAGTGGACTCGACAGCCATCCTGTCCATGATGAGTGATTTGCCGCATACAGACAGGATACGGACTTTTTCCATCGGATTCGAGGAAAGTTCTTTTGACGAGTCGCGATTTGCCGATATGGCAGCCAACCATTTTGGCAGCGACCATTCGAGTTATATACTCAGCAGCAGCGACCTTGGAGCCGTATTGGACGAGATATGGGATTTTATGGATGATCCCATTGCGGACGGTTCTCTTGTTCCGACCTATATTCTTTCCAGATTCACCAGTGAGAGTGTAACTGTGGCCCTGAGCGGTGAGGGTGGGGATGAATTGTTTGCCGGCTACGATCCTTTTGTAGCTGACATTGCCGCCGACTGGTACAGCAGAATACCGGGATTCATCCGCCATGGGATTCAGTCAGTGGCAAAACGGCTGCCTGTTTCCCGGAAGAATATGAGCTTTGACTTTCGGGTTAAGCATTTTCTCAAGGGTATGGCATACCCGGAAGACGTCAGGCATCAGATATGGCTGGGGTCATTTTCTCCAGCGCAGCAGCAAGCCCTGTTGTCGCAAGAGACCCGTGATATGCTGGGTGATTTTGACACCACAAATGAACTCCGTTGCGTGCTGGCTCAATTGGGTGAACGTGACCGCGTAGACAGAACTACCGGTTTTTATTGTAAATTTTATATGGCGGACTGTCTGCTTCCAAAAGTTGACCGGGCAAGCATGGCCACATCGCTGGAGGTTCGATCCCCGTTTCTTGATAAGGATCTGGCCGAATATGTTAACCGTTTGGATTCACGATACAAGCTCAACGGTTTGAAGCAAAAGTATATCCTCAAAAGAATGCTCCGGGGACGGGTTCCGACCCCCATACTGAACCGCGGAAAAAAAGGGTTCGGCATGCCCGTTGCGAAGTTGTTGCGCGGGGAGTTGCGTCCGCTTCTTCTGGAAAGGCTGTCACCTGAAAATGTCAGGCAAGGCGGACTTTTTGATCCTGATGCGGTTTCCGGACTGGTCAACTCCCACCTGAAGGGCACACAGGATAACCGCAAGCTGTTATGGACACTTATCGTTTTCGAGAGCTGGCGGAAACGGTTGCTTGAAGACAGCTTTCAGGGTCCGACGATCAGGAGAAAGTAA
- a CDS encoding glycosyltransferase family 2 protein, with protein sequence MDLSIIIPMRNEEKNVAILHQEITEAVFDMGLTYEVIYINDGSTDKTGARLQELEESDKHVLVIEFKKNYGQTAALRAGFNFCKGEKVITLDGDLQNDPADIPMMLDKLDEGYDLVNGWRKDRHDDLFTRKIPSMAANKIINRLIEGTGVRINDYGCSLKAYRHEIVKDLNLYGEMHRFIPVFAAWFGSRIVEIPVNHRPRLYGTTKYNLSRVSTVLLDLLVVRFFSDFLTRPIQFFGKIASKVFLLGVILTMILGMLNSFSIMDIDWGMLTMIMILTGLGSFQIVVMGLVGEMQIRSYFEMSRQDTYVIRRVTRR encoded by the coding sequence TTGGATCTTTCTATTATCATACCCATGCGCAATGAGGAAAAGAACGTGGCTATCCTGCATCAGGAGATTACGGAAGCCGTGTTCGACATGGGGCTGACATATGAGGTCATCTATATCAATGACGGCAGTACCGACAAGACCGGAGCTAGACTTCAGGAGCTGGAGGAGTCGGACAAGCATGTTCTAGTCATCGAATTCAAGAAAAATTACGGACAGACGGCAGCTCTCAGGGCCGGTTTCAATTTTTGCAAGGGAGAAAAGGTCATCACATTGGATGGTGATCTGCAAAATGATCCTGCAGATATCCCCATGATGCTGGACAAACTGGACGAAGGATATGATCTGGTCAATGGCTGGAGAAAAGATCGGCATGACGATCTTTTTACACGCAAAATTCCGTCCATGGCAGCAAACAAGATTATTAACCGGCTTATCGAAGGTACCGGGGTCAGGATTAATGATTACGGCTGCTCACTCAAGGCATACAGGCATGAAATTGTGAAAGATCTCAACCTGTATGGCGAAATGCACCGCTTCATTCCTGTGTTCGCCGCATGGTTCGGCAGCAGGATCGTGGAAATTCCGGTCAATCATCGTCCCCGGCTGTATGGGACAACAAAGTACAATCTTTCGCGGGTGAGCACTGTCTTGCTTGATCTGCTTGTGGTTCGTTTTTTCTCTGATTTTCTGACTCGGCCGATTCAGTTTTTCGGCAAGATAGCCAGCAAGGTGTTCTTGTTGGGAGTGATTCTGACCATGATTCTGGGTATGCTCAATTCTTTCTCCATTATGGACATCGACTGGGGAATGCTGACCATGATCATGATTCTGACAGGACTGGGGTCCTTCCAGATAGTGGTCATGGGTTTGGTCGGCGAGATGCAGATTCGTTCATATTTCGAGATGAGCCGGCAGGATACATACGTTATCCGAAGAGTCACCCGACGCTGA